The following proteins are co-located in the Camelina sativa cultivar DH55 chromosome 12, Cs, whole genome shotgun sequence genome:
- the LOC104732836 gene encoding 60S acidic ribosomal protein P2-5-like produces MKVIAAYLLAKLGRNENPSVADLKKIFESVGAEIDQEKTDLFFSLIKDRDVTELIAAGREKMAALSSGGPAVAAPSGGGGGAAPASEPAAESKKKEEEKEESEDDGGMMSLFD; encoded by the coding sequence aTGAAGGTTATTGCGGCGTACCTCCTTGCCAAACTCGGCCGAAATGAGAATCCATCCGTCGCTGATCTGAAGAAGATCTTTGAATCCGTTGGTGCAGAGATCGACCAAGAGAAGACAGATctgttcttctctcttatcAAAGATCGCGATGTCACTGAGCTTATCGCTGCTGGACGAGAGAAGATGGCGGCTCTATCTTCCGGTGGTCCTGCGGTTGCGGCTCCTTCTGGAGGAGGCGGTGGTGCTGCTCCAGCCTCTGAGCCTGCGGCTGAGagtaagaagaaggaagaggagaaagaggAATCAGAAGACGACGGTGGAATGATGAGTCTCTTCGATTGA
- the LOC104732838 gene encoding serine/threonine-protein kinase D6PKL2-like, with translation MSRKAPNLESLHHCSTNCNTNNTNASPVSGSASFKTSSNGSEDVRLNNSVSLSFCSSNSVSSEANLEKTQSFDANEADYKRVFSPSKPHKGNDLRWDAIQSVKCSKNEDLGLGHFRLLKKLGCGDIGSVYLAELREMGCFFAMKVMDKGMLIGRKKLVRAQTEREILGLLDHPFLPTLYSHFETEKFSCLLMEFCSGGDLHILRQKQPGKHFSEQAARFYASEVLLALEYLHMMGVVYRDLKPENVMVREDGHIMLSDFDLSLQSFVSPTLIQSTSQPSCHIASYCIQPPCIDPSCKLPVACIQPSCFKPRFLNNKPRKAKTEKAGSDSFPMLIAEPTDARSMSFVGTHEYLAPEIIRGDGHGSSVDWWTFGIFLYELLTGKTPFKGNGNRETLFNVVGQPLKFPEGSISFAAKDLIRGLLTKDPKKRLGFKKGATEIKQHPFFANVNWALIRSTTPPEIPKPIDLSILKETLKSSSVQQQGKQSKQSDSSSGPYLDFEFF, from the exons atGAGTAGAAAAGCTCCAAATCTTGAATCTTTACATCACTGTTCTACCAATTGCAATACTAATAATACCAATGCAAGTCCAGTTTCTGGATCCGCGAGCTTCAAAACAAGCAGTAATGGGTCTGAAGACGTTAGGCTTAACAACAGCGTCAGCTTAAGTTTCTGTAGCAGTAACAGTGTAAGCAGCGAAGCTAATCTCGAAAAGACTCAATCTTTCGATGCAAACGAGGCTGATTACAAAAGGGTCTTTTCTCCTTCGAAGCCGCATAAAGGGAACGATCTCAGATGGGACGCGATTCAGAGTGTGAAATGTAGTAAAAACGAGGATCTGGGTCTAGGGCATTTCAGGTTGTTGAAGAAACTGGGATGTGGAGATATTGGGAGTGTGTATTTAGCTGAGCTAAGAGAGATGGGATGTTTCTTCGCCATGAAAGTGATGGATAAAGGGATGTTGATTGGTAGGAAGAAACTGGTTAGAGCTCAGACTGAAAGAGAGATTTTGGGTTTGTTGGATCATCCTTTCTTGCCTACTCTTTACTCTCATTTCGAGACTGAGAAGTTTTCTTGTCTTCTTATGGAGTTTTGTAGCGGCGGAGATCTTCATATCCTCCGGCAGAAACAGCCCGGAAAACATTTCTCCGAACAAGCCGCAAG GTTTTATGCTTCTGAAGTGCTTCTTGCACTTGAGTATCTTCATATGATGGGTGTAGTATACAGAGATTTAAAGCCAGAGAATGTAATGGTGAGAGAAGATGGTCACATTATGCTTTCAGATTTCGATCTATCCTTGCAGAGCTTCGTGAGTCCTACACTGATTCAATCAACTTCACAACCGTCTTGTCATATTGCTTCGTACTGTATTCAACCACCTTGCATAGATCCATCATGCAAACTACCTGTAGCATGTATCCAACCATCATGCTTCAAGCCTCGTTTCctcaacaacaaaccaagaaaggctaaaaccgaaaaagcCGGTTCAGATTCATTCCCAATGCTAATAGCCGAGCCAACGGATGCTCGGTCTATGTCATTCGTAGGCACACATGAGTACTTAGCTCCAGAGATCATAAGAGGAGATGGTCATGGAAGCTCAGTTGATTGGTGGACTTTTGGTATATTCCTCTACGAGTTGTTAACCGGGAAAACGCCGTTTAAAGGAAACGGTAACCGCGAAACGCTATTCAATGTTGTTGGACAACCGCTTAAGTTTCCAGAAGGATCTATAAGCTTTGCAGCTAAAGATTTGATCAGAGGTTTGCTAACTAAAGATCCCAAAAAGAGACTAGGGTTCAAGAAAGGTGCTACAGAGATAAAACAACATCCTTTCTTCGCTAACGTCAACTGGGCACTAATAAGAAGCACAACTCCACCAGAGATACCGAAACCTATCGATCTTTCGATACTAAAGgaaaccctcaagtcatcatcAGTTCAACAACAAGGCAAGCAATCAAAACAATCAGATTCATCATCAGGTCCTTATTTAGACTTTGAGTTCTTTTGA